The following proteins are co-located in the Neodiprion virginianus isolate iyNeoVirg1 chromosome 6, iyNeoVirg1.1, whole genome shotgun sequence genome:
- the LOC124307276 gene encoding UDP-glycosyltransferase UGT5-like: MTQVRFIISAIFVSVLAFEGGNGARILGVFPTTSISHQIVFRGLTLALNKRGHELVIATPNPVNDPNLKNYTEIDLSELYTIKKQRNLVDSRFMDWLSMLQGAAGNMYTYMNVILGHPEMRKLYALNNNEKFDVLIIEPLYWPAILALAPRFNVPIIGVSSLGLSISNHYSIGNPILPSHPSTWEFQNNIDSASTFWQRLNNFIRMCRYLYFYRMVYMPAQEAIAQKYLGDNIPSLADIEKNISLFFVNQQGPISFARPNVPGVVEIGGFHIVKCTERLPKDLQEILDDATQGFIYMSLGSNVESKMLSNETRAEFVAAFSALPYKVIWKFEDNVFPNKPDNVLILKWTPQQAILAHSNLKVFIYQGGLQSTEEAIHHGVPLIGLPVFADQDMQVDKMVSLGVAKRLEITRITRQSLLEAIHAIVLDSSYKQKMLRLRSLLEEKPHDPLENAIWWTEYVIRNRGAPHLHSSSADEPWYQRQDMDIIAFISASSSISIFLVLVMLYRLLVKLRHGCSLQFLDAKKKMH, translated from the exons ATGACACAagttcgttttattatttccgCTATATTCGTGTCCGTCCTTGCGTTTGAGGGAGGAAATGGAGCCAGAATATTGGGCGTATTTCCGACAACGTCGATCAGTCATCAGATTGTTTTTCGAGGATTAACGTTGGCGCTGAACAAGCGAGGCCACGAGCTCGTCATTGCTACTCCAAACCCAGTGAACGATCCGAACCTCAAAAACTACACGGAGATAGACTTAAGTGAACTTTACACCATAAAGAAACAGCGAAACCTCGTTGATTCCCGTTTCATGGATTGGTTAAGCATGCTCCAGGGAGCTGCAGgtaatatgtatacctacatgAACGTCATACTAGGCCATCCAGAGATGAGAAAACTGTACGCTCTGAACAACAATGAGAAGTTTGATGTGTTGATCATCGAGCCATTGTATTGGCCGGCAATATTGGCGCTGGCGCCACGATTTAACGTCCCAATTATCG GCGTGAGTAGCCTTGGCTTGTCGATAAGCAATCACTATTCGATCGGAAATCCAATACTGCCTTCTCATCCGTCGACCTGGGAATTCCAAAATAATATAGACTCAGCATCGACGTTTTGGCAGAGGTTAAATAACTTCATACGGATGTGTAGGTATCTCTATTTCTACAGAATGGTCTACATGCCAGCGCAAGAGGCAATCGCCCAGAAGTACCTTGGAGACAACATTCCAAGTCTCGCTGATATCGAGAAAAACATCAGTCTCTTTTTCGTCAATCAACAAGGGCCGATTTCATTTGCCAGGCCAAATGTGCCAGGCGTGGTTGAAATTGGCGGTTTTCATATCGTGAAATGCACTGAGCGGCTGCCAAAG GATCTTCAAGAAATTCTGGACGATGCAACCCAAGGATTCATATACATGAGTCTTGGATCAAACGTCGAAAGCAAGATGTTGTCGAACGAGACACGGGCCGAATTTGTGGCCGCGTTTTCGGCCCTGCCATACAAGGTGATTTGGAAATTCGAGGACAATGTCTTCCCCAACAAGCCGGACAACGTCCTGATCCTGAAGTGGACACCGCAACAGGCTATTCTCG CCCACTCGAATCTGAAGGTTTTTATATACCAAGGAGGACTTCAGAGCACAGAAGAAGCGATTCATCACGGCGTCCCGCTGATCGGGTTGCCGGTGTTCGCCGACCAGGATATGCAAGTGGACAAAATGGTGTCCCTCGGCGTTGCCAAGAGACTGGAAATCACGAGAATTACTCGGCAGAGTCTGCTGGAAGCAATTCACGCCATTGTGCTCGACAGCAG CTATAAGCAGAAGATGCTGAGACTGCGGTCATTGCTCGAAGAAAAACCACATGATCCCCTGGAGAACGCGATCTGGTGGACCGAGTACGTTATACGCAACAGAGGTGCGCCGCATCTGCACTCAAGCTCAGCTGACGAGCCATGGTACCAACGCCAGGACATGGACATAATCGCCTTCATATCCGCCTCGTCTTCCATATCGATCTTCCTTGTGCTGGTAATGTTGTACCGATTACTAGTGAAGCTCAGACACGGCTGTTCCCTGCAATTCCTCGATGCAAAGAAGAAGATGCACTGA
- the LOC124307275 gene encoding uncharacterized protein LOC124307275, translating into MSGLWRVFLVACLLEACLSHPAKEQAGKMYVSKTKMSDLESSASGYVYKNLPASKYAEIINEGLREFEEAPAAAPAKKSAKKEFVLLPSIQLEPDAEMLPAHYTRVEPPGVDHMEISFQDPEALDSYRSSLIEGTPEADAAPAAYAKTGEFQEGAGKQFAAEKHVAEGKKGEKGFKKAEEFEEAVKGEHDNANHKGSYAEAAGKKKAYDETEKHYAGHKDSAEADKGASYELEGHHEKGHNNAGFHNVYHKDEYKKDSDFYDKDHRGGKFRKHGHYGEKHTSAEGGFKKGGNHDSGYAEADEAREGEFAKGHEREAKKGHAAKQGYGGFFGNFEEFAKKGGAVEAKKYGFSSGDNAKESR; encoded by the coding sequence ATGAGTGGCTTGTGGAGAGTTTTTCTGGTGGCCTGTCTACTAGAAGCCTGTTTATCTCATCCGGCGAAGGAGCAGGCTGGCAAAATGTACGTCTCAAAGACGAAGATGTCGGATCTCGAGTCTTCAGCAAGTGGATACGTCTACAAAAACCTCCCGGCGTCGAAGTACGCCGAAATAATAAACGAGGGACTGCGAGAGTTCGAAGAAGCACCCGCTGCAGCTCCAGCGAAAAAATCAGCGAAAAAGGAGTTCGTCCTTCTCCCTTCAATTCAACTGGAGCCTGACGCAGAGATGCTGCCAGCTCATTACACGAGGGTTGAACCACCGGGGGTCGACCACATGGAGATATCGTTCCAGGACCCGGAAGCGTTGGATTCGTACAGGAGTTCGCTGATCGAGGGAACGCCGGAGGCGGACGCGGCGCCCGCCGCTTACGCGAAAACCGGGGAATTCCAGGAGGGCGCCGGGAAGCAATTCGCCGCGGAGAAGCACGTGGCCGAGGGGAAGAAGGGGGAGAAGGGCTTCAAGAAGGCAGAGGAATTCGAGGAGGCCGTCAAGGGTGAGCACGACAACGCGAATCACAAGGGGAGCTACGCCGAGGCGGCGGGCAAGAAAAAGGCCTACGATGAGACAGAGAAGCACTACGCGGGGCACAAGGATTCGGCAGAGGCGGACAAGGGCGCGAGCTACGAGCTGGAGGGCCACCACGAGAAGGGGCACAACAACGCCGGCTTCCACAACGTCTATCACAAGGACGAGTACAAGAAGGACTCGGACTTCTACGACAAGGACCACAGGGGTGGCAAGTTCAGGAAGCACGGTCACTACGGCGAGAAGCACACCTCGGCCGAGGGCGGTTTCAAGAAGGGCGGAAATCACGACTCGGGATACGCCGAGGCCGACGAAGCCAGGGAGGGTGAATTTGCCAAGGGGCACGAGCGGGAGGCAAAGAAGGGGCACGCCGCGAAGCAGGGGTACGGCGGGTTCTTTGGAAATTTCGAAGAGTTCGCTAAAAAGGGCGGCGCCGTCGAAGCGAAGAAATACGGCTTCAGCAGCGGCGACAACGCGAAGGAGTCTCGTTGA
- the LOC124307199 gene encoding arylalkylamine N-acetyltransferase 1-like, with protein sequence MASRVLKNYLSKVVGRGSHCYRALQFHGSPLNLKNCCQQATHQYYTRLARTQDHEAIMNVMCDTYLKCEPSIVNIGLSGMELPTLNLMIRKGMKEGMTIVAVRGDDEAVIGAAVNTGSCPWNPDHLLRFAKCCQCGPIQDLLTFYAYVTATPQLWQKYCILKIFECTYVTVANEYQGNGIAKRLIQDSWYLARDCGYRYTAKVADGFRWECVWSLPFDEYKCNGEVIFKHIQEPHGKVDVYVDQVRFCKDYCRPHPTCIPIRSVDMLKRIGGQ encoded by the exons ATGGCGTCCAGAGTTttaaaaaactatttatcGAAGGTTGTTGGACGTGGCAGTCACTGTTATCGGGCCTTGCAGTTTCACGGATCTCCTCttaacttgaaaaattgctgTCAG CAGGCGACACACCAATATTACACAAGGCTAGCCCGCACACAGGACCACGAGGCGATAATGAATGTGATGTGTGATACTTACTTGAAGTGCGAACCTTCCATAGTGAACATCGGGCTTTCCGGGATGGAACTTCCCACCCTAAACCTCATGATTCGCAAGGGGATGAAAGAGGGCATGACCATTGTGGCAGTTCGTGGGGATGACGAGGCTGTGATCGGAGCCGCGGTAAATACCGGGTCATGTCCTTGGAATCCTGATCATCTCCTGCGGTTTGCAAAGTGTTGCCAATGCGGCCCCATTCAGGATCTTTTGACGTTCTACGCTTACGTGACAGCGACGCCACAGCTCTGGCAGAAGTACTGCATCCTCAAGATATTCGAATGCACTTACGTTACGGTCGCTAACGAGTATCAGGGCAACGGGATAGCGAAACGTTTAATTCAGGACAGCTGGTATCTTGCCAGAGACTGTGGCTACAG GTACACGGCCAAGGTGGCTGATGGATTCAGGTGGGAATGCGTGTGGAGTTTACCGTTCGATGAATACAAGTGCAACGGCGAGGTAATTTTCAAGCATATTCAAGAGCCGCACGGAAAGGTCGATGTCTACGTGGACCAGGTCAGATTTTGCAAGGACTATTGCAGGCCGCATCCAACCT gTATTCCAATCAGATCAGTTGATATGTTGAAACGTATCGGAGGCCAGTAA
- the LOC124307183 gene encoding sarcoplasmic reticulum histidine-rich calcium-binding protein-like: MVVYRTMMWCFFAILGCVAAMPSNLESVSVSRTNLADMEASASGYSYQQQHGAPVSYVHFNNHATGNFHNAPTPVVSYIASAPEPAPVAYRAPETILKFRPASHQYAQNAPDNYKLGLPTGYILPLLPKQKEPLAPYFVPVKVDQVPRKIEIADDEKADDDDENDEDHHHDDEDDDDDDEEEYDPFFGHGFIEPAKISGSDYESGSGAEHSAKKHSTHGEKGEKGYKNHQDFDNNEKGEHESENHKGQYSADGGRKKSHSSTSGHSAGHEEGSKGEGGLSYGTEASHKKGHKTSGFHNVYHKDEYKKDTDFYDDAHKSGHFEKQGAFGEHHVSTEGGFKKGGHHDSAYAQNDAAKDGGFDKGHDYKEDQGHNNAKGHQGYHENYADYAAKDAANSGKKHSYAKEHHEPSRYTS, from the exons ATGGTGGTGTACCGAACGATGATGTGGTGTTTCTTCGCCATCCTCGGATGCGTTGCCGCGATGCCGTCTAACCTGGAGAGCGTATCAGTTTCGCGGACGAATCTTGCCGACATGGAGGCTTCAGCCAGCGGATACTCATATCAGCAACAGCACGGCGCCCCCGTCTCATACGTTCATTTCAACAACCACGCGACCGGAAATTTCCACAACGCCCCAACCCCGGTGGTTAGCTACATCGCCTCTGCACCCGAACCGGCTCCCGTGGCTTACAGGGCACCAGAGACCATCTTGAAATTTAGACCAGCCTCGCATCAGTACGCTCAAAACGCGCCAGACAACTACAAGCTTGGTTTGCCCACTGGATACATCCTACCGCTGTTACCGAAGCAGAAAGAACCGCTGGCGCCTTACTTTGTGCCTGTGAAGGTTGACCAGGTTCCTCGGAAGATTGAAATCGCTGATGACGAAAAGgcggatgatgatgatgagaaCGATGAGGACCATCACCACGACGATGaagacgatgacgacgacgatgaagAGGAATACGATCCTTTTTTCGGGCACGGCTTCATCGAGCCAGCCAAGATCAGCGGGTCTGACTACGAGTCCGGAAGCGGTGCGGAGCATAGTGCAAAGAAGCATTCTACTCACGGAGAGAAGGGAGAGAAGGGGTACAAAAATCATCAGGACTTTGATAACAACGAGAAGGGTGAACATGAGAGCGAGAATCACAAGG GTCAGTACAGCGCCGACGGTGGGCGTAAAAAATCCCACAGCAGCACCAGCGGCCACTCCGCCGGACACGAGGAAGGATCAAAGGGTGAGGGTGGTTTAAGCTACGGGACGGAGGCCTCTCATAAGAAGGGGCACAAGACAAGTGGCTTCCACAACGTTTATCATAAGGACGAGTACAAGAAGGACACCGACTTTTATGACGACGCCCATAAAAGTGGCCACTTCGAAAAACAGGGTGCATTCGGGGAACACCACGTGTCCACCGAGGGCGGTTTCAAGAAGGGAGGCCATCACGACTCTGCATATGCTCAAAATGATGCCGCGAAGGATGGCGGGTTTGACAAGGGTCACGACTACAAAGAGGACCAGGGTCACAACAACGCCAAGGGCCACCAGGGCTACCATGAAAATTATGCTGATTACGCCGCGAAGGATGCAGCCAATTCGGGCAAAAAGCATAGCTATGCAAAGGAACATCATGAACCCAGCAGATACACCTCGTGA
- the LOC124307182 gene encoding protein starmaker-like: MRTTYPFILIQAVAVFFTETKSDSVFSVNIIKRLVQDLQTSPFGYSFSHHSDSHHPGGYNTNVKHGTTKMSRRIGIKSATKMKRAEPSSPGGSVNQGMTRSYQLTGSYGFVISHGFDIGENDDAPTAGDSHYGASNAESIAVLQLNKEDSNDPNINPNVKAQEAGGDSEKEIYGSYSDYDKLFDHDKNSPSVNLQQYYGSDLQDRRKEKYAAQDRYGESNNGGDKGAHVETEKYIELEDFSDRGRGDQLDDGNVEKYFPSERVELYKGYGENESHDKYSEPLKKKSQLVAADESNYGEPYRSIDWTQYNIDPKFEFADDFLANDFFKEYNEFFYGSHGDSGHDHDFHFDHEDHGDHGFEDDIGHHFEGGHSAEDFFDHSNFGGDYYEKGAGEKNSNFGNKSGSKKSTKETGYHNILHKDEFNKDHTFYSNADQDGHFDNEKDYHGHHSLHDKNHENADHRDSRSHGDYHGKGYDEDKGHYIDDDVSHHVEYDHASFFGDKSEYNDAGDDEYGIQHEDKHEY, encoded by the exons ATGCGAACAACGTATCCGTTCATACTCATTCAGGCAGTCGCTGTATTTTTCACTGAGACCAAGTCCGACTCGGTTTTCTCGGTGAATATTATTAAGAGGCTTGTCCAGGATCTTCAAACTTCGCCGTTTGGATACAGCTTCAGTCACCATAGCGACAGTCATCATCCTGGGGGATACAACACGAATGTCAAACATGGCACAACGAAGATGTCTCGGCGAATCGGGATAAAGAGTGCGACAAAAATGAAGAGAGCTGAGCCCAGTTCTCCCGGAGGTTCCGTGAACCAGGGCATGACTCGAAGTTATCAGCTCACCGGAAGTTATGGATTCGTGATATCCCACGGATTTGATATCGGGGAAAACGACGACGCCCCCACAGCCGGCGATTCACATTACG GAGCGAGTAATGCTGAAAGTATTGCGGTTTTGCAGCTGAACAAAGAGGACTCTAATGACCCGAATATTAACCCTAACGTAAAAGCTCAGGAAGCCGGGGGCGACTCTGAGAAAGAAATATACGGATCGTACTCGGATTATGACAAGCTTTTCGATCACGACAAAAACTCACCATCCGTCAATCTGCAGCAATATTACGGATCGGATCTCCAGgatagaagaaaagaaaaatacgctGCGCAGGATAGATACGGTGAATCTAATAACGGCGGGGACAAGGGGGCACATGTTGaaaccgaaaaatatattgaattgGAAGATTTCAGTGACAGGGGGCGAGGTGACCAACTCGATGatggaaatgtagaaaaatattttcccagCGAGAGAGTGGAATTGTATAAAGGATACGGCGAGAATGAGAGTCACGACAAATATAGCGAgcctttgaaaaaaaaatctcagctCGTCGCGGCTGACGAAAGTAATTACGGCGAACCGTACAGGTCCATCGATTGGACCCAGTATAATATAGATCCGAAATTCGAATTTGCAGATGACTTTTTGgcaaatgattttttcaaagaatacaatgaatttttttacggcAGTCATGGCGATTCCGGGCATGATCATGATTTTCACTTCGATCACGAAGATCACGGCGATCACGGCTTCGAGGATGACATTGGCCACCATTTCGAAGGCGGCCACAGCGCGGAGGATTTCTTCGACCATTCGAACTTTGGCGGAGATTATTACGAAAAGGGAGCTGGTGAAAAGAACAGTAACTTCGGGAACAAGAGTGGTAGCAAAAAGAGCACAAAAGAAACGGGGTATCATAACATACTGCACAAAGACGAATTTAACAAAGATCACACATTCTACTCAAACGCGGACCAGGATGGTCACTTCGATAACGAAAAGGATTACCATGGGCATCATTCCCTGCACGACAAGAATCACGAAAATGCCGATCATCGGGACTCTCGTTCGCACGGTGACTATCACGGAAAGGGTTACGACGAAGACAAGGGGCACTACATCGATGACGATGTTTCTCATCACGTCGAATATGATCACGCGTCCTTTTTCGGCGATAAATCTGAGTACAACGATGCCGGGGACGATGAATATGGCATCCAGCACGAAGATAAGCATGAGTATTGA
- the LOC124307198 gene encoding glycine-rich cell wall structural protein-like: MKLLASVALVCISSFTVSAKEPVLTADDSDKNLVVSGSGLEDLETSATGYIFRRNGNGQGQLFNSGGLSSGISGGYNYGSPLQGIGSLGGGNFGGSGGLGQFSGGSGINFPSKYSIGNFGGGDIGSNNIASMNGYSGNIGGGGFDETGLGIGGLGYGGGAAGSLGLGYGISKNGIGLAGLGGGLGDGLQGLGGLGGGLIQAGGLQGGLGYGRIGVGAGLAHGQYIPITGSLGGLGHGGIGGAASAGAYNNGGGAEFQAAEAAAAGEKGSKGYKVSEGFDKGEKGKIDEEKQAGAYSSAGGAKKGEAEEEKKYAESNAAAKGEKGETFHKSGGHKKGHKTSGFHNVYHKDEFKKDTSFYDSDHASGQKETYGSENAHHDAAKGEYEKAEKVDAAHHEDNQAKKGSFTNGHQYGAVQGHDREAGEKEHFDNEIEYAKKDGHKGEKKYGQSSDDYVKKIY; encoded by the exons atgaaattgcTCGCAAGTGTCGCGTTAGTGTGCATCTCAAGTTTTACCGTCAGTGCCAAAGAGCCAGTTTTAACGGCAGATGACAGCGACAAAAATCTCGTGGTCTCCGGCTCCGGATTGGAAGACCTCGAGACGTCAGCGACCGGATACATATTCAGGCGAAACGGGAACGGTCAAGGCCAACTTTTCAACTCCGGAGGGCTGAGTTCCGGTATTTCCGGTGGCTACAACTACGGCTCGCCTTTGCAGGGCATAGGGTCACTCGGAGGTGGAAATTTTGGGGGTTCCGGGGGACTTGGACAATTTTCCGGCGGCTCAGGAATTAATTTTCCATCTAAATACAGTATTGGAAACTTTGGTGGTG GTGATATCGGATCCAACAATATTGCCTCCATGAACGGCTACAGCGGAAATATCGGTGGGGGCGGCTTTGACGAGACTGGGCTGGGAATAGGCGGACTTGGTTATGGCGGGGGCGCAGCTGGCAGTCTGGGGCTTGGTTACGGGATTTCAAAAAACGGTATTGGCCTAGCTGGACTCGGGGGCGGACTGGGCGATGGGCTTCAGGGGCTGGGGGGTTTGGGGGGTGGGCTGATTCAGGCAGGGGGATTGCAGGGGGGCCTGGGGTACGGCAGAATCGGCGTAGGGGCTGGTCTAGCTCATGGTCAGTACATTCCAATAACGGGATCTCTTGGGGGATTGGGACACGGAGGCATTGGTGGAGCCGCTAGCGCAGGGGCGTACAACAACGGGGGTGGTGCCGAGTTCCAGGCGGCTGAAGCGGCCGCCGCTGGCGAGAAGGGCTCCAAGGGCTACAAGGTCTCCGAGGGGTTCGACAAGGGCGAGAAGGGGAAGATAGACGAGGAGAAGCAAGCGGGCGCGTACAGCAGCGCCGGTGGAGCGAAAAAAGGTGAAGCCGAAGAGGAGAAGAAGTACGCCGAGTCGAACGCCGCCGCCAAGGGCGAGAAGGGAGAGACCTTCCACAAGAGCGGGGGACACAAAAAGGGGCACAAGACGTCCGGCTTCCACAACGTTTACCACAAGGACGAGTTCAAGAAGGACACGTCCTTCTATGACTCCGATCACGCCAGCGGCCAAAAGGAGACGTACGGATCAGAAAACGCGCATCACGACGCCGCCAAGGGTGAGTACGAGAAGGCCGAAAAGGTTGACGCTGCTCACCACGAGGACAACCAGGCGAAGAAGGGATCGTTCACAAACGGACATCAGTACGGCGCTGTTCAAGGCCACGATCGAGAAGCAGGAGAGAAGGAGCACTTTGATAACGAGATTGAATACGCCAAGAAGGACGGTCACAAGGGGGAGAAGAAGTATGGACAATCATCGGATGACTATGTCAAGAAGATCTATTAA